A window from Cherax quadricarinatus isolate ZL_2023a chromosome 72, ASM3850222v1, whole genome shotgun sequence encodes these proteins:
- the LOC128701408 gene encoding uncharacterized protein produces the protein MGHEATVIDYLKADVEGSEIPMLTDIINNTPNLLKNVKQIGVEVHLERKLYGEYWKIFQQLECYGFQLWFSEMNPVRKLFFKVKGKIRSCCYEMVWARDRQW, from the exons ATGGGTCATGAGGCGACAGTCATCGACTACCTGAAGGCGGACGTGGAAGGCTCAGAGATCCCCATGTTGACAGACATCATTAACAACACCCCAAATCTACTTAAGAATGTCAAGCAGATCGGTGTAGAGGTGCATCTGGAAA GAAAGCTGTACGGAGAgtactggaagattttccagcaGCTGGAATGTTATGGGTTCCAGTTGTGGTTCAGTGAGATGAATCCTGTTAGAAAATTGTTCTTCAAGGTGAAGGGCAAAATCCGTTCCTGCTGTTACGAGATGGTCTGGGCCCGTGACCGCCAGTGGTAG